A DNA window from Mastomys coucha isolate ucsf_1 unplaced genomic scaffold, UCSF_Mcou_1 pScaffold21, whole genome shotgun sequence contains the following coding sequences:
- the Lsr gene encoding lipolysis-stimulated lipoprotein receptor isoform X3, which translates to MAPAASACAGAPGSHPATVIFVCLFLIIYCPDSASAVQVTVSDPYHVVILFQPVTLPCTYQISNTLTVPIVIWKYKSFCRDRVADAFSPASVDNQLNAQLAAGNPGYNPYVECQDSVRTVRVVATKQGNAVTLGDYYQGRRITITGNADLTFEQTAWGDSGVYYCSVVSAQDLDGNNEAYAELIVLVYAAGKAATSGVPSIYAPSIYTHLSPAKTPPPPPAMIPMGPPYGYPGDYDRNSSVGGHSSQVPLLREVDGSGSSEVRSGYRIQANQQDDSMRVLYYMEKELANFDPSRPGLPNGRVERAMSEVTSLHEDDWRSRPSRAPALTPIRDEEWNRHSPRSPRTWEQEPLQEQPRGGWGSGRPRARSVDALDDINRPASTESGRSSPPSSGRRGRAYAPPRSRSRDDLYDPDDPRDLPHSRDPHYYDDFRSRDPRADPRSRQRPRDPRDAGFRSRDPQYDGRLLEEALKKKGSGERRRVYREEEEEEEDHYPPAPPPYSETDSQASRERRMKKNLALSRESLVV; encoded by the exons ATGGCGCCGGCGGCCAGCGCGTGTGCTGGGGCGCCTGGCTCCCACCCGGCCACCGTGATCTTCGTGTGTCTCTTTCTCATCATTTACTGCCCAG ACTCTGCCAGTGCCGTCCAGGTGACTGTGTCTGACCCCTACCACGTAGTGATCCTGTTCCAGCCAGTGACGCTGCCCTGCACCTATCAGATAAGCAACACCCTCACAGTCCCTATCGTGATCTGGAAGTACAAGTCATTCTGCCGGGACCGTGTTGCTGATGCCTTCTCCCCAGCCAGTGTGGACAACCAGCTAAATGCCCAGCTGGCAGCTGGCAACCCCGGCTACAACCCCTATgtggaatgccaggacagtgTCCGCACTGTCAGGGTGGTGGCCACCAAGCAGGGCAATGCTGTGACCCTAGGAGACTACTACCAGGGCAGGAGAATCACCATCACAGGAA ATGCTGACCTGACCTTCGAGCAGACGGCCTGGGGAGACAGTGGAGTGTATTACTGCTCCGTGGTCTCAGCCCAAGATCTGGATGGGAACAACGAGGCATACGCAGAGCTCATTGTCCTTG TTTATGCTGCTGGCAAAGCAGCCACCTCAGGTGTCCCAAGCATCTATGCCCCCAGCATCTATACCCACCTGTCTCCTGCCAAGACCCCACCACCTCCACCTGCCATGATCCCCATGGGTCCTCCCTATGGGTACCCTGGAGACTATGACAGGAATAGCTCAG TTGGTGGCCACAGTTCCCAGGTCCCTCTGCTACGTGAAGTGGACGGCAGTGGATCTTCAG AAGTACGAAGTGGCTACAGGATCCAGGCTAACCAGCAAGATGACTCTATGAGGGTCCTATACTATATGGAGAAGGAGCTAGCCAACTTTGACCCTTCCCGGCCTGGCCTTCCCAATGGCCGAGTGGAACGGG CCATGAGTGAAGTAACCTCCCTCCATGAAGATGACTGGCGATCTCGGCCTTCCAGGGCTCCAGCCCTCACCCCCATCAGGGATGAGGAGTGGAATCGTCACTCCCCCCGGAGTCCCAGAACATGGGAACAGGAACCCCTTCAAGAACAGCCAAGGGGTGGTTGGGGGTCCGGGAGGCCTCGGGCCCGGTCTGTGGATGCTCTAGATGACATCAACCGGCCTGCCTCCACTGAATCAGGACGGTCTTCTCCCCCAAGTAGTGGACGGAGAGGACGGGCCTATGCACCTCCAAGAAGTCGCAGCCGGGATGACCTCTATGACCCCGACGACCCTAGGGACTTGCCACATTCCCGAGATCCCCACTATTACGACGATTTCAGGTCTAGGGATCCACGTGCTGACCCCAGATCCCGTCAGCGACCCCGAGATCCTCGGGATGCTGGCTTCAGGTCACGGGACCCTCAGTATGATGGGCGACTATTAGAAGAGGCTTTAAAGAAAAAGGGGTCTGGAGAGAGAAGGCGAGTTtacagggaggaggaagaggaagaggaggaccaCTATCCCCCAGCACCTCCGCCTTACTCAGAGACTGACTCGCAGGCCTCGCGGGAGCGGAGGATGAAAAAG AATTTGGCCCTGAGTCGGGAAAGTTTAGTCGTCTGA
- the Lsr gene encoding lipolysis-stimulated lipoprotein receptor isoform X1, with protein sequence MAPAASACAGAPGSHPATVIFVCLFLIIYCPDSASAVQVTVSDPYHVVILFQPVTLPCTYQISNTLTVPIVIWKYKSFCRDRVADAFSPASVDNQLNAQLAAGNPGYNPYVECQDSVRTVRVVATKQGNAVTLGDYYQGRRITITGNADLTFEQTAWGDSGVYYCSVVSAQDLDGNNEAYAELIVLGRTSEAPELLPGFRAGPLEDWLFVVVVCLASLLFFLLLGICWCQCCPHTCCCYVRCPCCPDKCCCPEALYAAGKAATSGVPSIYAPSIYTHLSPAKTPPPPPAMIPMGPPYGYPGDYDRNSSVGGHSSQVPLLREVDGSGSSEVRSGYRIQANQQDDSMRVLYYMEKELANFDPSRPGLPNGRVERAMSEVTSLHEDDWRSRPSRAPALTPIRDEEWNRHSPRSPRTWEQEPLQEQPRGGWGSGRPRARSVDALDDINRPASTESGRSSPPSSGRRGRAYAPPRSRSRDDLYDPDDPRDLPHSRDPHYYDDFRSRDPRADPRSRQRPRDPRDAGFRSRDPQYDGRLLEEALKKKGSGERRRVYREEEEEEEDHYPPAPPPYSETDSQASRERRMKKNLALSRESLVV encoded by the exons ATGGCGCCGGCGGCCAGCGCGTGTGCTGGGGCGCCTGGCTCCCACCCGGCCACCGTGATCTTCGTGTGTCTCTTTCTCATCATTTACTGCCCAG ACTCTGCCAGTGCCGTCCAGGTGACTGTGTCTGACCCCTACCACGTAGTGATCCTGTTCCAGCCAGTGACGCTGCCCTGCACCTATCAGATAAGCAACACCCTCACAGTCCCTATCGTGATCTGGAAGTACAAGTCATTCTGCCGGGACCGTGTTGCTGATGCCTTCTCCCCAGCCAGTGTGGACAACCAGCTAAATGCCCAGCTGGCAGCTGGCAACCCCGGCTACAACCCCTATgtggaatgccaggacagtgTCCGCACTGTCAGGGTGGTGGCCACCAAGCAGGGCAATGCTGTGACCCTAGGAGACTACTACCAGGGCAGGAGAATCACCATCACAGGAA ATGCTGACCTGACCTTCGAGCAGACGGCCTGGGGAGACAGTGGAGTGTATTACTGCTCCGTGGTCTCAGCCCAAGATCTGGATGGGAACAACGAGGCATACGCAGAGCTCATTGTCCTTG GCAGGACCTCAGAGGCCCCTGAGCTCCTACCTGGTTTTCGGGCGGGGCCCTTGGAAG ATTGGCTCTTTGTGGTCGTGGTCTGCCTGGCgagcctcctcttcttcctcctcctgggcaTCTGCTGGTGCCAGTGCTGTCCCCACACCTGCTGCTGCTATGTCAGATGTCCCTGCTGCCCAGACAAGTGCTGTTGCCCTGAGGCCC TTTATGCTGCTGGCAAAGCAGCCACCTCAGGTGTCCCAAGCATCTATGCCCCCAGCATCTATACCCACCTGTCTCCTGCCAAGACCCCACCACCTCCACCTGCCATGATCCCCATGGGTCCTCCCTATGGGTACCCTGGAGACTATGACAGGAATAGCTCAG TTGGTGGCCACAGTTCCCAGGTCCCTCTGCTACGTGAAGTGGACGGCAGTGGATCTTCAG AAGTACGAAGTGGCTACAGGATCCAGGCTAACCAGCAAGATGACTCTATGAGGGTCCTATACTATATGGAGAAGGAGCTAGCCAACTTTGACCCTTCCCGGCCTGGCCTTCCCAATGGCCGAGTGGAACGGG CCATGAGTGAAGTAACCTCCCTCCATGAAGATGACTGGCGATCTCGGCCTTCCAGGGCTCCAGCCCTCACCCCCATCAGGGATGAGGAGTGGAATCGTCACTCCCCCCGGAGTCCCAGAACATGGGAACAGGAACCCCTTCAAGAACAGCCAAGGGGTGGTTGGGGGTCCGGGAGGCCTCGGGCCCGGTCTGTGGATGCTCTAGATGACATCAACCGGCCTGCCTCCACTGAATCAGGACGGTCTTCTCCCCCAAGTAGTGGACGGAGAGGACGGGCCTATGCACCTCCAAGAAGTCGCAGCCGGGATGACCTCTATGACCCCGACGACCCTAGGGACTTGCCACATTCCCGAGATCCCCACTATTACGACGATTTCAGGTCTAGGGATCCACGTGCTGACCCCAGATCCCGTCAGCGACCCCGAGATCCTCGGGATGCTGGCTTCAGGTCACGGGACCCTCAGTATGATGGGCGACTATTAGAAGAGGCTTTAAAGAAAAAGGGGTCTGGAGAGAGAAGGCGAGTTtacagggaggaggaagaggaagaggaggaccaCTATCCCCCAGCACCTCCGCCTTACTCAGAGACTGACTCGCAGGCCTCGCGGGAGCGGAGGATGAAAAAG AATTTGGCCCTGAGTCGGGAAAGTTTAGTCGTCTGA
- the Lsr gene encoding lipolysis-stimulated lipoprotein receptor isoform X2: protein MAPAASACAGAPGSHPATVIFVCLFLIIYCPDSASAVQVTVSDPYHVVILFQPVTLPCTYQISNTLTVPIVIWKYKSFCRDRVADAFSPASVDNQLNAQLAAGNPGYNPYVECQDSVRTVRVVATKQGNAVTLGDYYQGRRITITGNADLTFEQTAWGDSGVYYCSVVSAQDLDGNNEAYAELIVLDWLFVVVVCLASLLFFLLLGICWCQCCPHTCCCYVRCPCCPDKCCCPEALYAAGKAATSGVPSIYAPSIYTHLSPAKTPPPPPAMIPMGPPYGYPGDYDRNSSVGGHSSQVPLLREVDGSGSSEVRSGYRIQANQQDDSMRVLYYMEKELANFDPSRPGLPNGRVERAMSEVTSLHEDDWRSRPSRAPALTPIRDEEWNRHSPRSPRTWEQEPLQEQPRGGWGSGRPRARSVDALDDINRPASTESGRSSPPSSGRRGRAYAPPRSRSRDDLYDPDDPRDLPHSRDPHYYDDFRSRDPRADPRSRQRPRDPRDAGFRSRDPQYDGRLLEEALKKKGSGERRRVYREEEEEEEDHYPPAPPPYSETDSQASRERRMKKNLALSRESLVV, encoded by the exons ATGGCGCCGGCGGCCAGCGCGTGTGCTGGGGCGCCTGGCTCCCACCCGGCCACCGTGATCTTCGTGTGTCTCTTTCTCATCATTTACTGCCCAG ACTCTGCCAGTGCCGTCCAGGTGACTGTGTCTGACCCCTACCACGTAGTGATCCTGTTCCAGCCAGTGACGCTGCCCTGCACCTATCAGATAAGCAACACCCTCACAGTCCCTATCGTGATCTGGAAGTACAAGTCATTCTGCCGGGACCGTGTTGCTGATGCCTTCTCCCCAGCCAGTGTGGACAACCAGCTAAATGCCCAGCTGGCAGCTGGCAACCCCGGCTACAACCCCTATgtggaatgccaggacagtgTCCGCACTGTCAGGGTGGTGGCCACCAAGCAGGGCAATGCTGTGACCCTAGGAGACTACTACCAGGGCAGGAGAATCACCATCACAGGAA ATGCTGACCTGACCTTCGAGCAGACGGCCTGGGGAGACAGTGGAGTGTATTACTGCTCCGTGGTCTCAGCCCAAGATCTGGATGGGAACAACGAGGCATACGCAGAGCTCATTGTCCTTG ATTGGCTCTTTGTGGTCGTGGTCTGCCTGGCgagcctcctcttcttcctcctcctgggcaTCTGCTGGTGCCAGTGCTGTCCCCACACCTGCTGCTGCTATGTCAGATGTCCCTGCTGCCCAGACAAGTGCTGTTGCCCTGAGGCCC TTTATGCTGCTGGCAAAGCAGCCACCTCAGGTGTCCCAAGCATCTATGCCCCCAGCATCTATACCCACCTGTCTCCTGCCAAGACCCCACCACCTCCACCTGCCATGATCCCCATGGGTCCTCCCTATGGGTACCCTGGAGACTATGACAGGAATAGCTCAG TTGGTGGCCACAGTTCCCAGGTCCCTCTGCTACGTGAAGTGGACGGCAGTGGATCTTCAG AAGTACGAAGTGGCTACAGGATCCAGGCTAACCAGCAAGATGACTCTATGAGGGTCCTATACTATATGGAGAAGGAGCTAGCCAACTTTGACCCTTCCCGGCCTGGCCTTCCCAATGGCCGAGTGGAACGGG CCATGAGTGAAGTAACCTCCCTCCATGAAGATGACTGGCGATCTCGGCCTTCCAGGGCTCCAGCCCTCACCCCCATCAGGGATGAGGAGTGGAATCGTCACTCCCCCCGGAGTCCCAGAACATGGGAACAGGAACCCCTTCAAGAACAGCCAAGGGGTGGTTGGGGGTCCGGGAGGCCTCGGGCCCGGTCTGTGGATGCTCTAGATGACATCAACCGGCCTGCCTCCACTGAATCAGGACGGTCTTCTCCCCCAAGTAGTGGACGGAGAGGACGGGCCTATGCACCTCCAAGAAGTCGCAGCCGGGATGACCTCTATGACCCCGACGACCCTAGGGACTTGCCACATTCCCGAGATCCCCACTATTACGACGATTTCAGGTCTAGGGATCCACGTGCTGACCCCAGATCCCGTCAGCGACCCCGAGATCCTCGGGATGCTGGCTTCAGGTCACGGGACCCTCAGTATGATGGGCGACTATTAGAAGAGGCTTTAAAGAAAAAGGGGTCTGGAGAGAGAAGGCGAGTTtacagggaggaggaagaggaagaggaggaccaCTATCCCCCAGCACCTCCGCCTTACTCAGAGACTGACTCGCAGGCCTCGCGGGAGCGGAGGATGAAAAAG AATTTGGCCCTGAGTCGGGAAAGTTTAGTCGTCTGA